The sequence AAAAGAAATGAATAGACAGGCTACAAAATTAGGCATGTCGAGTAGCACCAATTTTGTCAGTGCTAGCGGACTGGATGTTGACGGGAAGACGGCTGTTTCTACCACAAAGGATTTATTTTTGCTATCATCTAAATTAATTTCCACTCATCCTGAAGTGTTAGAGACAACTTCCAAACCCACCGTCACCACTGATGAAGGCGCCAAACTCGAATCCACGAACGACTTACTCGGTTCGATTCAAGGATTAGATGGGCTGAAAACTGGATTTACAGATGAAGCAGGCTATTGCTTTATTGGAACAGCTGAACGTGGAGGAAAACGTGTGATTTCGATTGTCCTAGATGCGGGAACTGCGGAAAAACGATTTAAAGATACAGAGAAGCTGATGGAGGTTGGATTTAAAGGAGATTAATGA comes from Listeria monocytogenes and encodes:
- a CDS encoding D-alanyl-D-alanine carboxypeptidase PBPD2 encodes the protein MKIHKLTWVLLMGLLLLSSCSTKQPNLYLSADAAAVYSVENGNPLYEQNADKVMPIASLSKLMTAFLVLEAVDNNELAWDETLDLVRLDDPSAVSLYAITQKRTWSVRDLYSAMLTMSANDAAETLGDRLDGADFPKEMNRQATKLGMSSSTNFVSASGLDVDGKTAVSTTKDLFLLSSKLISTHPEVLETTSKPTVTTDEGAKLESTNDLLGSIQGLDGLKTGFTDEAGYCFIGTAERGGKRVISIVLDAGTAEKRFKDTEKLMEVGFKGD